The window GGGGCTGCCCTGGAGCCAATTCCTCTCTGAAGTCCTGCCTGTCCCTCCTTCCCTTGGCacttcccccaccctccacccccccagcccctgcctccacCAGGAACCACCTTCGAAGGGGCCTCCAGCCCCAATCTCACCTTACCCTCTTCCCCCAACTCCGTTCAGGGCATCTCCTTAGCCCCTTGCAGACAAGCCCCCAGCCTAACTGTCCCAATCCCTCCCCTTCCGGCAGGGCCTCTTCGCCCCCCTGTGCAAGTAAGGAGAGCCTTGGTGGCAGCTGTTTTGGGGAGGCTCGGCCTGGCTGGAACGGGTgtgaggctgggggctgggccaCGGCCAGGGGCTGCCAGGGCAGCCTGCCCCAGGGCATAAGCTTGGCACCCTCTTACCCATCTTGATGCACAAGTGCCCTAGTCCCCTGTACAGACAagtaaactgaggcttagagaaggtGACGGCACATCTAAGGTCACTCACTCGGGGCAGAGCCTGGCTCAACACTagttctcccccaccccagcccggaGGGACTTACGAGACTGCTGCTGTGGGAAGGGCCAATGGAGGAGCGGCGACGGGTGCTGAAGGCAGGCGGGTGGGCCACGGGGGTCCCAGCACCCTCGGCCGCCCGGAAGAGGGCCTCGGGGTCAGCAGCCGCCAGGAGCAGCTCACTGGGCTCTAGCTCCTGCTCGAGGGGTACCCCCAGCCGCAGGCTCAGCACCTCCACCTGCCGCCCCAGTGCATCCAGCCGCCGGCCCAGTGCCGCTGTCTCTGCCCGCAGCTCCTCGGCTGCCCGGGCCACAGGTTCCACGGCTGCGGCAGCTGCCTCGGCCGCCTGGGTCACTGCTGCCTGGCCTGCCTCGGCCACTGCCCTCAGTTCTTGCAATGCCTGTCCCAACCGCTCCTCAAGAGCTGTGGCCAGCTCGAGCCCGGGCGCCGGTACCCCCGGCATGGTGCTGGCGGGCTTTgcgtggaggtgatggtggagacaGTGGCAGGGGCTGTTGCTTCTGGCTGGCAGTGTCGGAGCCTTTGCAGCTGGCCGGAGGGCGAGGCAAGGGCAGCAGGGCCTGCTCCGCCCCTGCCGGCCTCTCAGCCTGCCACCCGCCAGCTGGGGCTGTGGCCCAAATAGAAacctattctgggctccctgtggaGGGGGCCGGAGGGGAGGGGTGGCCTGCCAAAGTGGGTGGACGCCAGGCTTGGCCCTGTAGAGATCACGGACTTGGGGCACTGCAAGGCTGCATGGGTTGTGAAGGATTACCAAGGCCAGGACCCCATGCTcacagggtggggggtggaggggactGAGACAGGGAGCAGGGAAGGGGCCTGACGGGGCCACCATGTGTTGTGAGGACCCACACCTCCAGACTCCACAGCCCAGACTCCATTGCCCTCACACCAGGCTGCTTTACAAAGCATTGGACACTTGGGGGAAACAAAAGCAGAGGGAGGTGGATCGAGCAATATGCTGTAACGTGCATCCCTCAGACAAATGTCCCCTGGCCCGCCCACAGTGCTCAGATCCGATCACAGACTTTGATCAAGAGCACTACAGGCATGTCATCAGCTCCCCATCGATTCCAGGTGGGGAAACAGGTGAGTTGGTGGTATGCCACCCAGAGCTCACTCAGGGACCTCCCACCCAGCCTAAAGGCCTCGGTGGACTCCTCCCCACTCCCTCAGCAGAACAGAGTTGGGTCCTGCATTCTTCCTGGGAAAGAAGGTCACCCTCTTTCCCTCACTCTCCTCCAGTTACCCCCCAAAAAGGCCCTAAGCTGACTCTGGCCATCCCACCTCTGCTTAAGTCCCGTTCAGTTTCTGGCGCAGCCTACAGTACACATTACCTGGGCAGCCGGGTGGCCTGCTGGGTGGATGCCTTCCTTCCCAGGCTGAGCTCCCAGGCGGCCGATCCCAAGCTCAAGAATGAATAATGGAAAGGTGTGGTGTATTTGGTTCCCGTGGCACCTGCGAGGCTGCTGTCTCACCTGATCCCCCTGCCTGCCTGCCCCCCATTGATGCCTCTGCCCAGCCCCCGCACGGATACTGATGCAGATGCTAATCTAATCTCTAATCTCCATGTCCTGATGGGCCTGGCTGGTGCCGGATGAGCAGGTGAGCAGCTCTGAACCTCGGTGGGTTAGGAACAGGTGAACAGGGGCTGCCATGGGGACAGGGGGATAAGACCCTCCTGCACTCCCTAAGCCTCGGTTTTCCCATCTGTCCAGTAGGAAAGAACCAACCAATTGTGGACTAAGGATCCAAGATCAGTTCTTATGTACAGTGAGCTTCTGACATGCCAAGAAGTTGGTATGCTGGGGTCTGGCTTTAGCTCTGCCATCAACTGGCTGTGGACGGTAGGCCACAAGCCTTGTCTGTGCAGGGTAGGGGAGAGGCATGGAGCAGAGGAACCCTGCCAGCCCTACACCCCGGAGCAATCTATGTGAGGCTGATGGATGCCGAGGCTGGTGGCatgatggggaggtggggggtgggtagtCTCACCTTAATGCTGTAGCCTCCCCGGCTGCCAGGAGGGGCATGGCTGAAGCTGGTGACATGAGTGACGCTGCCCAGTCGGGCCAGGTTCCCAGGGCTGCTGATGTGAGTGACGGTGCCTGTGCCCCCACTGCCAGTGCTGAAGATGGTGGGGGGTGCCCGCAGCCCCAAAGTCagctctggggggtggggtggggagagaagggcAGCTGTCAGAATCAGATGGGGTGAGGGCAGTGCCAGCCAAAGTTGGTGGCGCCCCTCGCTCTCAGCGTGCCCTTGGAGACACCCTGAGCTGCAGCACCTGTCCTAGGTGCAGAGTTGGGTGGCTGCAGGTGCCCGTCCCTGCAGCGGGAGAGGCCTACCTGCCCTCTGGTTGCCGGTGGGCAGTAGCACCCGGCCTGTGGAGGCTTGGCTGCGGCCATCCTTGATTTCAATGGTGAATGTGGTCTTCATGCTGCCCCCTGGCTCTGCAGTGCCAGTGGCCACAGGCAGCAGGGCACTGGGTTCCTCTGAGCGGGCCACGGGTCCCCCTGCTCCGTTTTCAAGGGGCCTGGCAACCAAGCCCCGCCTCCCAGGGCCCTCCTCCCGGGGGCAGCTCCGCGGCTGGGCCAGGGGCTGGATGGTTCCTGGCTGCTCCTTGCTGAGCCGGGAGGAGGTGTCACTGGGGCCCCTTGAGGAGGAGCTGctggaggaggaggcaggggtggTGCTGATCAGGGAGGGGCCTCGGAGCTTTGAAGGCGTCTGGGGTAGGCCGTCCCGGAGACCCGCAGCCGTAGGAGATTCGGACGTGAACTTGCGGACGCGGTCTCGCACGGAGCCAGCCCGCTGGAACGGGGAAGGTCCACTGGCAGAGGGGGTGGGCTCTAGAAGGGACAGGAGagctgtcagttttttttttttctggggggggggaggtggacCAGGGACTTTCCAAAGACTGGGGATGGAGGGAATGGGCAGTACCTCGGTTCTGGGTGGGCTGGCGGGGACTCAGCACAGACAGGGAGTGTTGGCAGGGACGGGGTCCGCCCAGGTCTGGCAGGATAGGGAAGGGGTCGCGGCCACATGGGGAAGATAAAAGAGAGCGGCTGGGTGGGGAGAGGTCCACATTTCgtgtcccctccccacctcctcagcCTCCCAATCCCTTTCCTGCCTCCCCCTCTCCTTCTGCACCTCCCATAGCTCCCGGCTTCCCTACCCATCTGCAGCTCTCCTACAAAAGTACCTCCTTTCCCTCCCACAGCCCCCAGGGTGACTCGGACACTCCCTGAGGCCGGGGCTAGGCTTGGACGGGAGGAAGAATGCCCAGATCCTTCCTGCTGATGGGAATGGGGGACACCCCCGTGGTCAGCACTGCCCACAGCTCCTGCAGGGAGATGGGTGCACTCCCTTATTGGGGAAAAGAATGTGCCGGAGGCCCGTTGCCTTTCAAGGCTGCAGGGAGGCCTCTGACCatgggtagggggtgggggagggcctgGTCGGGGGCGGGGACACctcaggggcagggtggggagtgtCAGGACCTGAGCAAGATGGAGCTGTCCAGGCATAGGAGCCCATCCTCCAGGCAGGAGGCCAGGAAATGGAAGCTGGAGGAGGGGAAGGCAGTGCCTGTGGCTACCCCTGATGGGACCCTCACCTGTTCTCTTTGTGTCGGAGGGGACTCGGGTGGGGCCCGGGGTGGTAGTGGGCTCTGTGGGACCAGGCAGATGCTGCAAAGGAGACATGACATGGGGGAGAGATTGGCTCCTGGACCAGGGAGCTCACCTGCCTGGCATCCCTGCCTCTCTGTTCAAATTTACCTTGACCACTGGCTTCTCAGTGCTGGTGGGGGATGGTGGCTCCTGGGGCTTAGGGCTGGCAGCTCTGGGTGGGCTGGGGGGCTCAGGGCTGTCTGGACCTTCAGCTGCAGGGCACTGGGCCTTGGCAGGCTCCAGTGGAGGTTCCGGGGAGGCAGTGGTGGGTGACTCGTTGGGCAAGGTGGACGGGCTGGATGTGTCCCCAAGTGGGGCCTGCAGCAGGAGTGTCACTCTTGTCATGTCCTGGCTGGTGGTGGTCTCAGGGGTTGGGGTTGGCTCTGAGGACTCTGCCTTCTGCTTCTGTTCCTCTCGCTCTAGCACCTGCAGGACACCCAAAGACTGGGACTCAGGCTCCCGAGGTCTCAAGTGCTATCCCTGATTGCTAAGGGCCATGTTAGCAGGTGCCCAGAGCATGGCATGCAAAGCAGAGGAGCTGGGCCTGGCTTCCTATGGGAAGCACAGGCACAGGCAGAGGCATGCTATGGGCGGTCTCTGATCTCTGCTTCCCaacctcttagcactgccttgccAAGAATGCCTCAGAGAGGACCAGATCCTAGTTGCCAGGGGTTGGAGATGGCAGGATACCGCCCAGAGAGTCTCAGCTTTGATAGATCCCTGGAGTGGAGGCCCCTGACCCCTGGTTTCAGCCTGGTTAATcaggggttggggttggggtccTGCCAGCAATGGGGACCCAGTGGCCCCTGCTGGCCACTTAAGGAATGGCGGGGCCACTCTAGGCTTGTGCTGACCCCCTCCCACCCACAAGGTCTGACCTCTCACCCACCCTGTCTGCAGAACAGAGCCGTGCTGTGACAGCTGGGGCCTGATTTGCAGACCCTGGTAAGCCAAGGTAAGGATATGGGCTGGCTTTGGAGGGTGAGGGGCAGCCTAGCCATCTTGAGGTTTAAGCAGGGGAGACTTGCATTTTAGGAAGATCCTTCTGCAGCTCGATGGAGGCTGGCTGTCTAGGTGGGGGTGAGGAGTAGGATGGAGTGGGGAGGTCAGCAGGGAGGCTGGCCAGGCCTCCCAGCTAGGCGAAGATGTCACAAGTTATGGGAAAAGGGCAGGAATTCAGGAGCAGTGTATACGCAAACCGGCTTTGAGGGGGATGGCCTGGGTAGAgacaatgtgtctgtgtgtaggGGATGTATGGCCAGAGGTCGCCTGGGAGAGAAGGCAAAGGCCTGAGAGAGCCGAGCATCCCCCAAACACAGTCAAATACCAGTCTGGCAAAGACACACAGGATCTCTGTGCTGCTGGCATGTGGGCATGGGACACTGAGGCACCCTGCCCGTGCCCCTTACCTCCCGTTGGTCCAGCCTGTGTTTTGCCCTCCCCTTGCTGTCCTCTCTTGAGGCACCATTGGAACGGCCACTGTACAGCCTCCCGGCCAAGGTGGCAGCTGGAAGGGAAGGGGCAATTGTCAGGCAAGTGGCCAGGTGAGGCCATGGGTCATGGGCAGTGGGTAGGGTCTGCGACAGGGCGTAATACCTTCAATCTCCTGGGCCCGTACACGGCGGATGGCGGCTCGGATCAGCTTGCGTTCCTCATATTCCCCGGCAGCTCGCAGCTGTGGGCGAGATGTAGGCCACGGGTGCTGGGCCGTGAACTTCAGGGTCTTCGCCTGCCCTGCTCCCCCCAGCCTCCATCCCCTGCTCTGGCCTGGGCCTCACCAGTGCAGTCAACTCCTCCACATCGCTCATGGACTCCAGCTGCCCTGCCAGCCGCGCCAGGGCAGCCCGCTGTTCGGCCTCCCGCTGCTGAGAACTGCAGGGATAGAATGACCATGGCTAGGCATGGAGATTGGGGGCTTGGAGGTGGGGACCTTTGGCAGAGGAGTATGGAGCCGTGCACACCCTCTGGCTGCCGGCCAGCACTCATACCACACGCTCCGACACGCTTCCACATGGTATGGCCAGGATGCCGAGGGGCACCCTGTCCATGCCACACATATCCCCATGTATTCCAAGTGTGTGGTTGCACTGCCATGTGTACACCCATGGACAGCAGACACATGTGCACTTAGGCGTGCCCGCACACAGGAGCTGAGCCCTTGGTGCACACATCCCCTCCCTCCTGCATGTCCTAGCCCCAGACACTCACTGCAGCCAGTTCTCCTTGTTGTCCAGCCGCTCAGCCCGGAAACGCTTGGATGCCAGGGCCTCCTCCTCACGCTCCAGCTCCTGCCGCTGCAGCTCCCGGATGGCCGAGCGGATGCGTCGCCGCTCCGCCAGATCCGCCGTGACCTCCAGCTGCGGGGCAGGCAGGGAAGAGGGGCTGGTCGTTGTGGCTGCCGGGGCGGAGGGCTGGCACCGGTTGCCCATGACTTTGCCTGGGACACAATGAGCAGCCTGTCTCTACTCCCTCTGCCCCATGCCCTTCTTTTGCCTTCCCACCCACTCAGGGTCTggcagggggtgggtgggaacTCACTGCGCCAGGCATTCCGGGACAACCCACTGTGGTTCACAGGCCACCTACTGTGAGTGGTCAGCCCAAGCCAGGCTCTCCCGCCTGCGCCTCCAACCCCTCACAGTCCATAGGCTAGTCCCAAGGCACCACAGCCCCCCTGGGGAGTGGCAGGCTGGTGATTTACAGTGGgaagacagggaaactgaggcaggggcAAGGACTTGCTGAGGACTTGGGGAGCTTGGGACTCCTGGCTCCTGTGCTGGCTGGgactactttttttcctttcatgggCCCTACCCTAGCCACCATCGAAGGGGGGTGCAGATAAGGACAGCTGGTATTAGAGGACCACGCAGGCCTTTGTGAGGGTGTCCATGATTGTCATGTGTTCCTACCAGCCTCTTAGCCCCTCTGTCCCCAGACAATCGGGGGTAGCCGGTCCAACCAGGTCTGGGGAAGGACACCTTCCTGAGCCAAGATGGCCTTGCTTCTTTCACACCCCACGCTGGCAGAGCCATTGCCCACCCTCTGTGGCTCAAGGGAGAGAAGAATGTGTCGGGGGCCCCCCCAGGAAGACAGTGGCAGGCAAGCCTCCCAAATGTGAAATGTGTGTGACAGCCAGATGGGAGCAGGGCCATTTCCACTGCCCTTACCCCATAATCCTTCAGTGGCCAGGGCCCAGGAACCCTCTTATCCCCTCCCTTCCCAGTGCTGCCCACACTCCCGCCCCCATCCGGATCATTCTTTCCTGCTCAGtaggaggggagagaggggaaaaTGTTTCAGCAGGGAGCATGGGTTGGTTCCACCCAGCCATGAGCCAACTTGTCCCAGTCTGAAGAGAAGGAGAGTCTTGGGGGACAgaggctccccccaccccccacccccgccacagGGCCTCTTCGGGCTCATGATTACCGAGACTTAGGTCAGGAGGCCTGCTTGGTGGTAGGACCAGAACCCATGTGCTGGCTCCAGCTCTGGTCCAGTCCTGGCTGGGTGGTCAGGGGCTGGTTCCTTAATCCCTGTGCTTTGTTGTCTCATTCCTTATATGGGACAATGGCCTCCACCTCAGGGcagtgggtgggggcaggggcagtaACAAGGGGTTCCTGGCATAGCTGGGAATGCAGTAAACGTCACCTCTCTGACTCCTGCCAGTCGGGAggatggagagagaggagagggcaaCAGGGAAGGACAGATACCCAGAGACATCAGCAACATTTAATAAACACCTGACATACTGTGTTTAAGGAGAGCACGACCTCCTGCTCTCTGGTCCCCACACATGTCCTAACCTCACAGAATCCCTAGGAAGGGGCTGTTTATTACTTCCACTTggcaggtaaggaaactgagattcagggaGGGGAAGTGAAACTGTGGCTCATTCACCCACGGTCACATGGCCAGGAAGCACCACAAGCAgagggtaaactgaggcccagaagtgCAAAGACCAGCTCTTTGTTCCCTGAGTCTCCTTTCCCTACACCCCAACTCCAGAGATGGAGCCCCTGCCCCGAGACAAGCATGATGTGAGAGCCTTGGAGCCTTCAACCTATCACCTCTAGGTGGAGCAGGGCTGGAGGGCGCACAACTTCATTCCCGGGCTCACCTTCCCACGTGAACCTTCCCCGGGGGTCTGGGGGCAAAGGTCCACCCGCGGTGTTGCTGCTGTGTGCCCCTCGCTTTCCCCGCCCTCTCCGGCCCCACCGCAGTGGGTGgagggagttgggggtggggcggAGGAAATACAAAGCGCCATTGTCcagggggggcggggggggggggggaaggggaaggggacgACGGGGCGGTTTCCGAAACTGTCAGTGAAATGCTCCCGGGAGGAAAGAGGGCGCTTCCTCctcctgggggggtgggggggccgtGTCTCCGGGTACTTTCTGTCCTCGTTGCTGGGGCCTGTCGGGCAGACCCTGgcgcctctctgggcctcagtttccaccaaCACATGGCGGGACGGGGGCGGAGCGGGGCGGGGGAGGGACTCTACAAGGCGTTGGCTCAACCCGACCCGGGACACGCCAGCAAATGCAGCGAGGGCTCGCCAGGGGGCGCTGAAGGCGCAGGGGCCCGCCCACACGTCTCCCGTGCAAGGCCCGCGCTGGGTGCGGGCGGGGGAGGGTGCAGAGGCTCGAGCGCCCAGCTTAGCCGCGTGCAGTAGCGCCTCGGTCTAGAGAGGGAACCGGGTCTGGGAAACTGAGCAGCTTCCCCAGATCGTCCAGCTAGTGATGGTCGGGGCCCGAACTCGAACCCAGGACCTAGGAGAAGGGGCGCGCGGCGCCCACCCCCGCTCCGCCTTCAGGAATGTGCAGGAGCCGACGCCCCAAGCGGACGACCGAGTCCCCCAATCCTCCAGGCGTTGCGGGCCCAGCTTTCCCTTATAAGGCCCGGCCCATCAGGGAGGAGCCCGGCTCCGGACAGGACAAGCCCGGTCCCTGCCACGAGGCCAGCTGGGGCCTGGCCTGGCGTACCGGGCGGGGTGGGGAAGACCGTGGGTGGCGTGGGGTGGGGTCCCTCGTCTGCACTTTCCCAgggaggtgggatggggtgggcagACTTCAGACAAGCCGCAACCACGTTGGGGAGACCCTCTCTGGCTTCTCTGGAACTCTCTTCTAGCGCCCCAACCAGGCAGAGGGGTAAGGGTTGAGGGGCTGGAGAACCCTGAGCCCTTCAGCGTGGACTCGCGACAGGGGGATGAGCAGACGTGGTGGGTGGGTGGCAatggtggcgggggtggggggcgggcaggACTCTTAGGGCTTCTCTGGACAGgcctggcttttctctctttccaacCTCTACTATCCGCATTAGGACTCCAACTTCCTGAGGATGGGTGGAGCTGAGATGGTGGGAACTTTTGgaaaccccaccccaccccttccaggCTGCATGCGGGCCTCGTCAGCCCCAGAGTCCCCTGGTTGGAGTGGCTTGCCTAGGCTGGCTGCTTCCAGCCCCCACCTCCAGGAGAATGGTAGTCCTGGGTGGAGGGTGGGTCACCTGCCTTCTCCTAGAGAAAGTAAATCTTTAATTTCCCCCCTGGGCAAGGgtcaggggttgggggtggggcagccGGCCTTGCAGGTAGGCACAATCTCTGCCCTGCAGATTGGGGCTGCCCACTACCTCTgtgcttggggggggggggtacatgggaCACTGACCATGTCCAGGCCAAGGCCCCAGCCTTAGGAGAGCATCCACCCAAGGGGGCTCCTGGGCTTCCCAGCCACTGCTAACAGTCCAGGCTGGCATGGTGCCACATCTACTGCCCCATCCCCCTATGAGCTTCCTCTACTTCCATTCCTGCTGCTCCAGGTCCACCCACTGAGAAGAAGCAGAGGAAAGGgcatgggggcgggggggtggggaaTAGGGCTTCATTCTGCCACCACAGGACTTGGGTCCATGCCTCATTCCATCCCATGCCAACACCAGGATGTTTTTATAGGTAAAGAACCCGAAGGTCATTGTGGAAACTCACAGAGCTCATAACAGCCCCCAAAGGTCTACCTCTCTCTTATGGGCCCTTCCAGCCTTGACTTTCCCAGGGCTCTTGGCCACCCATGGTCCCCTCAGGCTCTGAGCCTGTGAGCTGCCCTTTCTGCTATGGGCACAGGCCTAGCTTATCTTGTTCCACCACAGCCTGCCcttctcactgccttcttccttGGCCTGTCCTAAGACTGTACTCCAAAGGAATACCAGCTCTGGGGTTTGGATCCTGGTCCAGCCACTTCCTTGCTGAGCACCCATGGACAGGCgatttcacctctctgagctgtGTGTCCTCCTGGCCCAGGCATTGTGAATCACTGCTACTGTTATCACTGGGCCAGCCTCCAGGGGTGGGTACTGCCCAGGCTGTTGCTCACTGGAGGCAAACCAGCTTCCCCACACCTGTGGCCGCACAGGGCCTGATCCCCAAGCAGTTACTGTTTAAACAGGTGGTATGTAGCGGGGTGCCGGGAGGGGCCGAGCCTCAGCCCCTGGCATGGACAGATACATACCACAGGGGCCTCCATATCAGCCACACAGAACCGGTCTAGCTCTTAACCCGCCCCCCCATTCCCCCGGTCACTTCCTGCCAGTTAAGAGGTAGCCAGGACAAGCCCCACCTCTCAGGCCTGGGGGATGGTGGAGCCACTTACCAGCTTCCTCAGGGCGCCCTCATCCAGC is drawn from Tamandua tetradactyla isolate mTamTet1 chromosome 5, mTamTet1.pri, whole genome shotgun sequence and contains these coding sequences:
- the SMTN gene encoding smoothelin isoform X3 produces the protein MLFPSPGREHIPEHIQKAFSNQSLKLALGATGTENLAQRGRTEVGASEMADDTLAGLDEGALRKLLEVTADLAERRRIRSAIRELQRQELEREEEALASKRFRAERLDNKENWLHSQQREAEQRAALARLAGQLESMSDVEELTALLRAAGEYEERKLIRAAIRRVRAQEIEAATLAGRLYSGRSNGASREDSKGRAKHRLDQREVLEREEQKQKAESSEPTPTPETTTSQDMTRVTLLLQAPLGDTSSPSTLPNESPTTASPEPPLEPAKAQCPAAEGPDSPEPPSPPRAASPKPQEPPSPTSTEKPVVKHLPGPTEPTTTPGPTRVPSDTKRTGAVGSADHGGVPHSHQQEGSGHSSSRPSLAPASGSVRVTLGAVGGKGDLGGPRPCQHSLSVLSPRQPTQNREPTPSASGPSPFQRAGSVRDRVRKFTSESPTAAGLRDGLPQTPSKLRGPSLISTTPASSSSSSSSRGPSDTSSRLSKEQPGTIQPLAQPRSCPREEGPGRRGLVARPLENGAGGPVARSEEPSALLPVATGTAEPGGSMKTTFTIEIKDGRSQASTGRVLLPTGNQRAELTLGLRAPPTIFSTGSGGTGTVTHISSPGNLARLGSVTHVTSFSHAPPGSRGGYSIKMEPEPAEPPSAATEAANGGEQARVDKAPEGRSPLSAKELMAIEDESVLDKMLDQTTDFEERKLIRTVLRELRQRKRDQRDKEREQRLQEARARPGDSRGNTATETTTRHSQRAANGSAVSTVTKTERLVHSNNGTRTARTTTVESSFVRRSDNGSGSTMVQTKTFSSSSSSKKMGSIFDREDESSPRPGSLAALEKRQAEKKKELMKAQSLPKTSASQARKAMIEKLEKEGAAGSPGSSRTAVQRSTSFGVPNASSIKQMLLDWCRAKTRGYEHVDIQNFSSSWSDGMAFCALVHNFFPEAFDYGQLSPQNRRQNFEVAFSSAEMLVDCVPLVEVEDMMIMGKKPDPKCVFTYVQSLYNHLRRHELRLRGKNV
- the SMTN gene encoding smoothelin isoform X4; amino-acid sequence: MLFPSPGREHIPEHIQKAFSNQSLKLALGATGTENLAQRGRTEVGASEMADDTLAGLDEGALRKLLEVTADLAERRRIRSAIRELQRQELEREEEALASKRFRAERLDNKENWLHSQQREAEQRAALARLAGQLESMSDVEELTALLRAAGEYEERKLIRAAIRRVRAQEIEAATLAGRLYSGRSNGASREDSKGRAKHRLDQREVLEREEQKQKAESSEPTPTPETTTSQDMTRVTLLLQAPLGDTSSPSTLPNESPTTASPEPPLEPAKAQCPAAEGPDSPEPPSPPRAASPKPQEPPSPTSTEKPVVKHLPGPTEPTTTPGPTRVPSDTKRTGAVGSADHGGVPHSHQQEGSGHSSSRPSLAPASGSVRVTLGAVGGKGDLGGPRPCQHSLSVLSPRQPTQNREPTPSASGPSPFQRAGSVRDRVRKFTSESPTAAGLRDGLPQTPSKLRGPSLISTTPASSSSSSSSRGPSDTSSRLSKEQPGTIQPLAQPRSCPREEGPGRRGLVARPLENGAGGPVARSEEPSALLPVATGTAEPGGSMKTTFTIEIKDGRSQASTGRVLLPTGNQRAELTLGLRAPPTIFSTGSGGTGTVTHISSPGNLARLGSVTHVTSFSHAPPGSRGGYSIKMEPEPAEPPSAATEAANGGEQARVDKAPEGRSPLSAKELMAIEDESVLDKMLDQTTDFEERKLIRTVLRELRQRKRDQRDKEREQRLQEARARPGDSRGNTATETTTRHSQRAANGSAVSTVTKTERLVHSNNGTRTARTTTVESSFVRRSDNGSGSTMVQTKTFSSSSSSKKMGSIFDREDESSPRPGSLAALEKRQAEKKKELMKAQSLPKTSASQARKAMIEKLEKEGAAGSPGSSRTAVQRSTSFGVPNASSIKQMLLDWCRAKTRGYEHVDIQNFSSSWSDGMAFCALVHNFFPEAFDYGQLSPQNRRQNFEVAFSSAETHADCPQLLDTEDMVRLREPDWKCVYTYIQEFYRCLVQKGLVKTKKS
- the SMTN gene encoding smoothelin isoform X8; the encoded protein is MLFPSPGREHIPEHIQKAFSNQSLKLALGATGTENLAQRGRTEVGASEMADDTLAGLDEGALRKLLEVTADLAERRRIRSAIRELQRQELEREEEALASKRFRAERLDNKENWLHSQQREAEQRAALARLAGQLESMSDVEELTALLRAAGEYEERKLIRAAIRRVRAQEIEAATLAGRLYSGRSNGASREDSKGRAKHRLDQREVLEREEQKQKAESSEPTPTPETTTSQDMTRVTLLLQAPLGDTSSPSTLPNESPTTASPEPPLEPAKAQCPAAEGPDSPEPPSPPRAASPKPQEPPSPTSTEKPVVKHLPGPTEPTTTPGPTRVPSDTKRTGAVGSADHGGVPHSHQQEGSGHSSSRPSLAPASGSVRVTLGAVGGKGDLGGPRPCQHSLSVLSPRQPTQNREPTPSASGPSPFQRAGSVRDRVRKFTSESPTAAGLRDGLPQTPSKLRGPSLISTTPASSSSSSSSRGPSDTSSRLSKEQPGTIQPLAQPRSCPREEGPGRRGLVARPLENGAGGPVARSEEPSALLPVATGTAEPGGSMKTTFTIEIKDGRSQASTGRVLLPTGNQRAELTLGLRAPPTIFSTGSGGTGTVTHISSPGNLARLGSVTHVTSFSHAPPGSRGGYSIKMEPEPAEPPSAATEAANGGEQARVDKAPEGRSPLSAKELMAIEDESVLDKMLDQTTDFEERKLIRTVLRELRQRKRDQRDKEREQRLQEARARPGDSRGNTATETTTRHSQRAANGSAVSTVTKTERLVHSNNGTRTARTTTVESSFVRRSDNGSGSTMVQTKTFSSSSSSKKMGSIFDREDESSPRPGSLAALEKRQAEKKKELMKAQSLPKTSASQARKAMIEKLEKEGAAGSPGSSRTAVQRSTSFGVPNASSIKQMLLDWCRAKTRGYEHVDIQNFSSSWSDGMAFCALVHNFFPEAFDYGQLSPQNRRQNFEVAFSSAETHADCPQLLDTEDMVRLREPDWKMLVDCVPLVEVEDMMIMGKKPDPKCVFTYVQSLYNHLRRHELRLRGKNV
- the SMTN gene encoding smoothelin isoform X7, encoding MLFPSPGREHIPEHIQKAFSNQSLKLALGATGTENLAQRGRTEVGASEMADDTLAGLDEGALRKLLEVTADLAERRRIRSAIRELQRQELEREEEALASKRFRAERLDNKENWLHSQQREAEQRAALARLAGQLESMSDVEELTALLRAAGEYEERKLIRAAIRRVRAQEIEAATLAGRLYSGRSNGASREDSKGRAKHRLDQREVLEREEQKQKAESSEPTPTPETTTSQDMTRVTLLLQAPLGDTSSPSTLPNESPTTASPEPPLEPAKAQCPAAEGPDSPEPPSPPRAASPKPQEPPSPTSTEKPVVKHLPGPTEPTTTPGPTRVPSDTKRTDLGGPRPCQHSLSVLSPRQPTQNREPTPSASGPSPFQRAGSVRDRVRKFTSESPTAAGLRDGLPQTPSKLRGPSLISTTPASSSSSSSSRGPSDTSSRLSKEQPGTIQPLAQPRSCPREEGPGRRGLVARPLENGAGGPVARSEEPSALLPVATGTAEPGGSMKTTFTIEIKDGRSQASTGRVLLPTGNQRAELTLGLRAPPTIFSTGSGGTGTVTHISSPGNLARLGSVTHVTSFSHAPPGSRGGYSIKMEPEPAEPPSAATEAANGGEQARVDKAPEGRSPLSAKELMAIEDESVLDKMLDQTTDFEERKLIRTVLRELRQRKRDQRDKEREQRLQEARARPGDSRGNTATETTTRHSQRAANGSAVSTVTKTERLVHSNNGTRTARTTTVESSFVRRSDNGSGSTMVQTKTFSSSSSSKKMGSIFDREDESSPRPGSLAALEKRQAEKKKELMKAQSLPKTSASQARKAMIEKLEKEGAAGSPGSSRTAVQRSTSFGVPNASSIKQMLLDWCRAKTRGYEHVDIQNFSSSWSDGMAFCALVHNFFPEAFDYGQLSPQNRRQNFEVAFSSAEMLVDCVPLVEVEDMMIMGKKPDPKCVFTYVQSLYNHLRRHELRLRGKNV